In the genome of Microcoleus vaginatus PCC 9802, the window CTTCCGTGCTGCCACCAGATTGAGTGACGGTAACGCCGGGAGTGTCGTTATCTGTGTTGGTGACACTGACATCGGCCGGATTGAGATTGTTATAGTTGGTGTCGGCGGTGGTGGTGTCGGCTGCCGTGATAATTTGGTAGTTAATATTACCGTCAGCCACGGCATCGTCTACACCGGTGATGGTGGCGGTTTGGTAAGTGTTCCAATTGGTGGAATTAAATGTGAGGTTAGGGGGTAAAACCGTACCTTCTGCCGTGTTGCTGCTAGTTAAACCAATGATGACATTGGCAGTGGGTTGGCTGGTTAAGCGGATGTCAAAGGTGGCTTGGCCGCCGAATTCGCTGATATTGCCGCTGATGGGGAGGATGTCAAAGCCTGCGGTGTCGTTGTCGGTGATGGTGAAACTACCTGTGGTGGTGGTTCCTAATTGAATGCCTGCGGAGGGGTTGCTAATTGTGAGGTTGGCGGTTTCGTCAATTTCGTCGATTTGGTCGTCGTTGATAGTGAAGGTGACAGAACCGCTACTGGCCCCATTGGCGATGGGAATTTGGGTGGGAATTGCGCCGGTGAAGTCGGCGGCGGTGGCAGTTCCGGTTAAGCCGAGGTCAACGGTTTGGTTTCCTGATACTGGGCCGGCGGCGGTAGCTGTGACGGTGATGCTGGTGGTTTCGGCTTCGGTGCCCGTAGCAGGAGAAACGGAGAGGTTAACTGTGGGGAAATCGTTATCGGTAATCGCAACGTCACCCGATAAAGTAGTTCCCAGTGTAACACCACTAGAAGGAGTAGAAATAGTGAAAGTCCCTGTTTCACTTCCTTCGATTAGTGCATCATCATTAACATTAACCGTAAAGGCACCTGTGGTTTGACCGTTAAGAATGGTAATGTTAGTGGGAATTGTGCCGTTAAAGTCAGCAGCAGTGGCAGTTCCAGACAGAGCCACATTTACAGTTTGATCTCCGACAACTGCGCTGGATGCTGTGGCGGTGACGGTGATAACTGGACTTCCGGTTTCTGTACTTGTGACTGGGGAAACTGAGAGGTTGACTGTGGGGAAGTCGTTGTCGGTAATTGCAACGTTACCTGTTGTCGTATTTCCCAGTGTGATACCGCTAGAAGGAGTCGAGATTGTGAAAGTACCTGTTTCACTCCCTTCTACCAAGGTATCATCATTAACATTAACGGTAAAGGAACCTGTAGTTTGACCAGCAGGAATGGTAATAAGAGTGGGAATTGTACCAGTGAAGTCGGCAGCAGTGGCAGTTCCAGACAGAGCCACATTTACAGTTTGATCTCCGACAACTGCTTGAGATGCTGTGGCGGTGACAGTAATAACTGGACTTCCGGTTTCTGTACTTGTGACTGGGGAAACTGAGAGGTTGACTGTGGGGAAGTCGTTGTCGGTAATTGTTAGTGTAGCAGTAGTATTGGCGGCAACTGGATCGAGAAAGTAGTTAAAATTGTTGGTATCAGCAGTGACGTTGACTTTGACTGTTTCCCCTGGGTTGATAATAGCATCATCAATGGGGACGGCATTGAGGACAGCGGTAGTTGCACCAGCGGCAATGGTGAAAGTATTAGCAGTAACAGCCGTGATATTCGTACCCGCCGTTAAGGAGTAGTGACCAGGAGTAGCGGCGGTACTGTCGGTGGTGTTGAAGTTGACGACTATGCCACCAGCGGGCGCGGCAGTATCAAGGGTGATATTAAATGTGCCAGTGGTGGGGCCGGTTTCGCTGGGAGTAGTACCTGCGGCGATGCTGACTTTGGGGGTGTTGTTCAGGAAGATGGAGGTGCTGTTGCTGTTGCTCAAAACGTTCGCCACAGCTAAGTCTGGTTTGCCGTCGCCGTTGAAGTCGCCGATGCTGACTGATCCGGGTAGATCCCCAGTAGTTAAGTCAACTTTGGTGGCGAAGGTGGGGGTGGTGGCTCCTGTGGTGGTGGTGTTCAGCAGGATGGAGGTGCTGTCGCTAAAAGGGTTCGCCGTTGCTAAGTCAGGGAGGCCGTCACCGTTGAAGTCGCCGATGCTGACTGAAATGGGGCCAGCCCCAATGGTGAAGTCAACGTTGGTGGCGAAGGTGGGGGTAGTGGCTCCTGTGGTGGTGTTCAGCAGGATGGAGATGGTGGTGCTCGAAAAGTTCGCCACAGCTAAGTCAGGGAGGCCGTCACCGTTGATGTCGCCGATGCTGACTGATCTGGGTTGATCCCCAGTAGTGAAGTCAACGTTGGTGGCGAAGGTGGGGGTGGTGGCGAAGGTGGGGGTGGTGTTCAGCAGGATGGAGGTGCTGTCGCTGTCCGCGTTCGCCACAGCTAAGTCAGGGAGGCGGTCGCCGTTGAAGTCGCCGATGCTGACTGAAATGGGTTGATCCCCAGTAGTGAAGTCAACTTTGGGGGCGAAGGTGGGGGTAGTGGCCCCTGTGGGGGTGGTGTTCAGCAGGATGGAGGTGCTGTCGCTGCCCGCGTTCGCCACAGCTAAGTCAGGGAGGCGGTCGCCGTTGAAGTCGCCGATGCTGACTGATGCGGGTGTATCCCCAGTAGTGAAGTCAACTTTGGGGGCGAAGGTGGGGGTGGTGGCACCTGTGGTGGTGGTGTTCAGCAGGATGGAGGTGCTGTTGCTGTCCGCGTTCGCCACAGCTAAGTCAGGGAGGCCGTCGCCGTTGAAGTCGCCGATGCTGACTGAATAGGGCCTAGCCCCAGTAGTGAAGTTAACGTTGGTGGCGAAGGTGGGGGTGGTGGCCCCTGTGGGGGTGGTGTTCAGCAGGATGGAGGTGCTGTTGCTGTTGCTGCCCCTGTTCGCCACAGCTAAGTCAGGGAGGCCGTCGCCGTTGAAGTCGCCGATGCTGACTGATCTGGGTTCAAACCCAGTGGTGAAGTCAACTTTGGGGGCGAAACCCAGGATACCACTGTAGGTTTTGAGGGCACTTTCCGTGAAGGGGAGTTTGGGTGGTGTGGGGGATGGGGGGATGAGTTGAGAGATTTCCCAGTTGCCTCCGTTGGCCCAGTTGCCTGTCGGGTGGGCGTTGGCGGCGATTTTTGCTCCCGTGAGTTGGTGGAGGCGAGTGAGGAATTGGTTGGCTTGTTTGTGTTCGTCTCGAAGTCCACCGGGGGTGTGGCAACTCTCAGGGGTCTGGCCCTTCGCCACATTTACCTCTTGTGTATTTGTCGCGGCGACGTTACACCCGTAAATAATGATTTCTGCGTTTTCTGTGAGGCTTGATCGCCACTGTTGTAGCTGCTGAGTATATTGGGGGAGAGTTTCAATATTTAATGCTGTATTCCCTAACTGGAGATGGCCGGGTGCACCGTGTGAAATAATGTGGATGGCTGAGTATTGCTTACCTTTGAGGACTGGGGTAATTTGTGCCACAGCGTCGCGGTTGGGGTCCAGGATGGCGGTGTCGATGCCTTTGAGGATGCCGTCGATCAGGGTTTGGCTGTCTGGGATATCGGAAGAAATGAAGGCGATCGCTCTGGTAATTATATGTGGCATTAAACATTAGTTTAGTTAAATTTGTAATAACTATACCATTGGGAATATTATTCCTATCCGATCCCGATCACAACTTAATATATAAAATATATGATTTCTGATACAACCCATGACCCATCAGTTTTGAACACTATCCACGAACATGATATTTTTGGCGATCGCGAGTTTCCAACTTGGCTAACTCAACAACAAATCAGCCTTGCTTGCACTACCTATCAAACCAGCCGGTTAATATTAATCGGTGCTGCGCCAGAAACTAAAAAAATTTCAGCATTTTGGCGCATATTCGACCGGGCAATGGGGCTTTACTGCACACGCGATCGCATTTACTTAAGTTCTAAATATCAACTCTGGCAATTAGACAATGTGCTAACTGCGGGAGGGCAACATCAAGGTTACGATCGCTTATACATACCCCGCATCGCCTACACCACAGGCGATATCGACATCCATGATGTAGCTGTAGATAGCAGTGGACAAGTAATTTTTATCAGCACATTACTCAATTGTATAGCCACATTGAGCGATCGCCACAGTTGCAAACCTTTATGGAAACCACCCTTTATCTCACAATATATCAACGAAGATCGCTGTCACCTCAACGGTTTAGCAATGGTAGCGGGGGAGGCGAAATATGTCACGGCGTCGAGTCAGTCGGATGTTGTGGATGGGTGGCGCGATCGCCGACAAAACGGTGGCATAGTAATAGATATAGAATCAGATAATATCATCGTTACAGGATTATCAATGCCGCACTCACCTCGATGGTATCAAGACAAATTGTGGGTGCTGAATTCTGGTAGGGGAGAATTAGGATATGTGGATTTAGATACAGGGAACTTTCATGCGATCGCATTTTGTCCCGGCTATTTGCGAGGCTTAGCCTTTTGGCAAAACAGGGCAATAGTTGGACTTTCCAAGCCCAGAGGCGGTGACAAGACATTTAGCGGCTTAGAATTAGATGAATTGTTAATAAAAAAAGATGCCGAACCGCGCTGTGGTATCATGGTAATAGATATTAACACTGGAACAATAGTTCACTGGGTGCGATTTGAAGGAGTAGTTACAGAACTCTATGATGTGCAAATAATCCCCGAAGTGCAAAGAGCGATGGCTTTAGGTTTTCAGAGTGAAGAAATTGCTCAATTAATCACTTTGGAAGTTTAACATATAAGAGCCTAAAGAGAAGGTCGATCGTCCTTATTTTCGATCGAACCTATGATAATTTGATAGTCCTGCAATTCTCAATTGCCAACCAAACAATCTAATTGTTCTTGCATTTGATTTGTAACTAAATCGAAACAAGCATCAACATAATCGCGATCGCGCGCCGCCTCCGAACCGTACTTCTCAAATACAATCGGTTCGCAGACGCGAGTCCGAATTTGCACGGGTAAAGGCAGGTTCGGCAAAGGCCCAATACCCAGTCCCCAAGGCAATCCCAAATACACCGGAAATACCACTGGATCGATGCCCAACAACCACGGCATCCCCCATTCATGCAATTGCTTAATTTGTTCGTACAAATCTCCCAAAACTATCAAAGTATCGTGGGCGCCGTGGGATATTATTGGTATAATTGGCACTTCTTCTCGCAATGCTAATTTGATAAATCCCTTGCGTCCGGCAAAGTAGATTTGATCGCGCAAATGGTGGGGGCGAAAAACATCTTGGGCGCCGCCCGGATAGACGAGAACAGGGGCATTTTGGCGCAAAGCTGCGATCGCCATTTTCGGATGCGCCTTGAGGGCACCACACTGAACCGCCATGCTAGCAATATCAGGAGAAACTTGCCAAACCGTCGGGTGCATCAATCCGTAGGCCAAGCGTTCCGTGCCGTACCTGCGGAACCATTCGTAGAGGAACATAAACATATCTGGAACGGCGATTCCCCCATTGTGAGAACCGACAACGAGCATTTTTCCGCTCGCTGGTACGTGGTGCCAGCCGTCGCTTTGTACGCGAAAATAGTAGCGGTACAGCCATTCCCAGACTGGCAACAAAAGCTGAATGAAGTCGGGATTGCGATCGTCTAAAGATAGACCGTCCAAGGGATACTTAGAGGATTTGCCGTCTTTTTTGTTAGTAGTTTTTGTCACTGCAAAAATATTTAACGCTTTGGTCATTGTATAGCAGGAGGAAGAAAGCTTGAGCTATCTAGGAGAGAAGGAAGAAGAGAGAAGATCAGTTGTGCTTTTACTCTTCTTGTGCGTGCGAGCTTCCCGCTCGCCCTCAAAAAAAATGATTTTTACTCTCATTAATATGCTCCCATTCAGAAGGAACCTACCTCATTAGTTTCAGCAAGAAAAAATGTCCTAACCGTCGAGTGCGGTTGCTATATCAATATAATTAAATCAGAAATTGCACCAATATTTGGTTCCTAATTTGAGCGGGCTGGTTTTGTTCGGAGGTTTTGTGCTGATTGTCTATTTTGTTGGCTCAACCTGCCCCTTGTATCTTTAAACAGACAGGCGAGATAGAATCGCAGCAGGCCAAGTAAAGCGTCAGCGAGTAAATATAAAGAAACCATCCAAGTTCCTTACTTAAGAGCCAGAACTAAGGGTACCTGAAGTCTAGGAACTACAAGCCGGCGTTGCGGCGACTAGAATCGTTAATGGAAATATCTCCACAGGAACAAAACTGTTTGGAAACAGCGACCGCCACTGTCGTTGACCGATCGCGCGGCGGCTTTAGCCACAAAAACACAACCCTGTCTAAAGCCGATGGGTTTCCGTTTTGGAAGATTTTATCAAATTGAGGCCACCCATCGGGTCAATGCTAGGGATTTGCGCTGTTTGCCCCAACTTTAAGTAAGGTGCGATCGACATTTGAGTTATGTGAGCGAGATCGAAGAAGTGTATGTGGCTTGCGGCACCCGACTAGGACGATCGGGTCGATCGCACCAATCGCCTGTCACTCAGAATCTTGGAGCACCTCAAGCACCATCTCGCTCTCGAAGCTGCCAAGAATTCACCTGAAATGCAGCAAAATATTACTCAAGTGCAACAACTGGCAGCTAAATGGTTTAACGAACACCTGACAAGATCTTGACGGACAACAAATGACTTGCATTCCTATTGACACTCCTCGGTCTGAAGACGCGAGGATTCTTGGATCAATCAGTCGATTTGCTCGTTGATGCTGCCACGAACGAGTAGAGATCGGTCTGTCCCCAAGCGTTAATTTCGGCGTGCCCCGCCGTATTTAAAGTGATTCCTGCTTGCTTCAACCCTTTAGCCAAAATATTGCGACCAGCGTTGTGATCCCGATCCAATGTCGTACCGCAACCGCAAATATGGGTGCGAGTTGAAAGTGTTTTCAAGACAGTATTGCCACAGCTTGAACAGTCTTGAGAAGTGTACACAGGTGCAACAGCAATTACTGTTCTGTCGTACACTTTTCCAAAGTATTCTAACCATTGTGCAAATTGTGACCACGCTGCATCACTAATTGATTTGGCAAGCTTATGGTTTTTCACCATATTCCGCACCTGAAGATCTTCGTAGGCTACAAAATCGCTAGATTTTACCACGCACAACGCCGTCTTAATGGCGAAGTCTTTGCGCTGCCTGCTGACTTTCAGATGCTTTCTTCCTAACTTGTTGATCGCTTTTCTTCGATTGCTCGAACCTTTCTTCTTTCGAGAAATCCGCTTCTGCAATCTTTTCAAAGCTTTTTCACTTTTACGAAGATAGCGAGGGTTGGCAAACGTCTCACCATCGCTATCAGTATAAAAGTGGTTCTATCCCACATCTATCCCAATAGCTTTCCCAGTGAAAATAGGCTCCTCTTTTCGCTCCACGTTAATACAGAATTGGGCATAGTAGCCGTCGGCACGACGCACAACTCTGATTCGTTTGATCTCGTCAGGCGCATAGAAATGCAAATCCCGATTACCGATCAACTTAAACTTACCAGCAGCAAAACCGTCTTTAAATGTCAGACATCTTTTGTCGGTAGAAAGTAGCCATCCTGACGTTTTGTATTCGACCGAACGAGTGTGTTTCTTGAACTGCGGGTATCCCTTTTTTCCTGGTTTCTTGGCTTTACAATTAGCAAAAAAACGTTGGATAGCAAAAATGGCACGTTCGGCCGAAGCCTGACGTGCCATCGAATTAAGCTTACCTGCCCATTCAAACTCTTTTGCCATAATGGCGCATTGTTTGTACAGGTCAACTAACTTAACCCCTTGATTCTCTGTCCAATACCTAAGAGTTTTATTTCGGACAAATTGAGCCGTCCTAATCATCTCGTCAATGACTCGGTATTGCTTCGCTTTGCCTTTCAACTTAAACTCTAATGTTATCATTCAAATATCTTACCGTATTACGAAACACTATGTTTACAAAATGCGTATGTTTAATCATTCTTTACACTTTATAGAAACTAAAGCCGTCCTCTAAGGACGGGGCTTTAAACCCAATTTTTCTGGTAAACTGTCGCGCATTTAAACAGTTAACAGTTAACTATTGACTCCTCCACTCTCCCACTCCCCCACTCTCCCCGCTCTGCCCCTCTCGTCTTCTCCCCCTCCGTCGCTCTGCCATAACGAGCAATTTATAGGCGCACCAGCTTAATTTGTCTTGGCTTAACTCTCAGCAAAAATTAAATTATATAGATAAAACTTGACTTACAGCCATAAAAAATGTTATTAGAGCTTTTTCCTGGAAGACAAATCGATTTTTTTGCTATATTGACCTGCAATAAAGATAATGGTTTTGATTAGATGAGGAGTTGAACGGAATGAAAAACTTGAGTTACTGGAACAAACCCGCTGCATTGCTGGGCGCGATCGCCATCGCAGCCGGAAGTTTGCAAGCGAATGCGGCAAATGTTGCCACCCCATCAACATCCACTGCCAGTCAGGATGCTGAAAATAGTTCATTTGAAGATAGCGCCACCTTTCAAATAGCCCAAGCTGGCAACATTTGCCGCACAGTCACTCCCAAAGAAGGTTTGACCGTTCGCCAAAACCCAGATCCCAAATCCCCTAGAGTTGGCGGTGTAGCAATTAACACTCAGGTAACGGTGCCCCAAAGCGCTACTTCTGTTAAAGCCTCCGACGGCCGCCTGTGGATTCAAATTACCGCTCCTGTAAAAGGGTATGTAGCTACCGGATACCCCAACAACGAGGCTAATTTAGGTTCGTGCACGACAGCAAGCACAATTAGTCAAACTCCTTCCCCTAGTCCGGCACCCGCACCCGCACCGGCAGCGACACCAGCACCGGCACCTGCTGCGACACCAGCACCGAGTCCAAGTCCTGCACCGGCAGCGACACCTGCACCGGCACGGACTCCAAGTCCAGCACCGGCAGCGACACCAGCACCGGCACCGGCAGCGACACCAGCACCGGCACCGGCACCCGCACCAGCACCAGCGCCAGCACCAGCACCAGCACCAGCACCAGCACCAGCACCAGCGCCAGCACCAGCACCAGCACCAGCACCAGCACCAGCACCAGCACCAGCACCAGCACCAGCACCAGCACCAGCACCAGCAACGGGCCCCGTAAGTCTGTGCCGCCAAGTAGAACCTCGCGTAGCGCCGAGGGGTCTAGCTATCCGCACGGAGCCTTCAAAGACTGCTGCGGTTAAAGGTGGCGTAGCTGCTAACGGTCAAGTAACGCTTGTACCGAATTTCCAGTTAGTGAGAGATAAGAATGGAGAAGACCGCAATTGGGTTGAGATTTCAGCCCCTGTGGCCGGATTCATCTCGGCTGGAAATTTGATCATGTGCAAGTAA includes:
- a CDS encoding SH3 domain-containing protein, with amino-acid sequence MKNLSYWNKPAALLGAIAIAAGSLQANAANVATPSTSTASQDAENSSFEDSATFQIAQAGNICRTVTPKEGLTVRQNPDPKSPRVGGVAINTQVTVPQSATSVKASDGRLWIQITAPVKGYVATGYPNNEANLGSCTTASTISQTPSPSPAPAPAPAATPAPAPAATPAPSPSPAPAATPAPARTPSPAPAATPAPAPAATPAPAPAPAPAPAPAPAPAPAPAPAPAPAPAPAPAPAPAPAPAPAPAPAPAPATGPVSLCRQVEPRVAPRGLAIRTEPSKTAAVKGGVAANGQVTLVPNFQLVRDKNGEDRNWVEISAPVAGFISAGNLIMCK
- a CDS encoding TIGR03032 family protein, with the protein product MISDTTHDPSVLNTIHEHDIFGDREFPTWLTQQQISLACTTYQTSRLILIGAAPETKKISAFWRIFDRAMGLYCTRDRIYLSSKYQLWQLDNVLTAGGQHQGYDRLYIPRIAYTTGDIDIHDVAVDSSGQVIFISTLLNCIATLSDRHSCKPLWKPPFISQYINEDRCHLNGLAMVAGEAKYVTASSQSDVVDGWRDRRQNGGIVIDIESDNIIVTGLSMPHSPRWYQDKLWVLNSGRGELGYVDLDTGNFHAIAFCPGYLRGLAFWQNRAIVGLSKPRGGDKTFSGLELDELLIKKDAEPRCGIMVIDINTGTIVHWVRFEGVVTELYDVQIIPEVQRAMALGFQSEEIAQLITLEV
- a CDS encoding glycerol acyltransferase encodes the protein MDGLSLDDRNPDFIQLLLPVWEWLYRYYFRVQSDGWHHVPASGKMLVVGSHNGGIAVPDMFMFLYEWFRRYGTERLAYGLMHPTVWQVSPDIASMAVQCGALKAHPKMAIAALRQNAPVLVYPGGAQDVFRPHHLRDQIYFAGRKGFIKLALREEVPIIPIISHGAHDTLIVLGDLYEQIKQLHEWGMPWLLGIDPVVFPVYLGLPWGLGIGPLPNLPLPVQIRTRVCEPIVFEKYGSEAARDRDYVDACFDLVTNQMQEQLDCLVGN